A stretch of the Bradyrhizobium arachidis genome encodes the following:
- a CDS encoding PLP-dependent aminotransferase family protein: protein MADREATRTETLMEAVRTKIASRALAPGDRLPSVRRFAETMAVSPSTVVDAYDRLAAEGVIRARRGSGFYVTGINLPPLVLAERGAPRARDVDPFWVSRQSLDADPSVPKPGCGWLPADWMPNAALRRGLRQLARGDDAVLSDYGSTAGSLALRRLLLGRFADEGITATTDQIMLTNSGTQAVDLICRLLLRPGDTVLVDDPCYFNFRALLRAHQLKIVGVPYTPAGPDMTAFEQAILAERPRLYLTNSALHNPTGASLSPQTAHRVLSLAAAHDMTIIEDEIFADFEPAPSPRLAVLDGLHRVIRIGSFSKTLSASVRCGYVAARADWIEGLIDLQVATSFGGPSRVTTELIAGVLAGGSYRKHMDDIRQRLVRARKSVAAKLAPLGIVPWIMPRGGFYLWCRLPDGQDSTEIARRCMEEDVILAPGNVFSVSQSAAAFMRFNVAQLGGERVLAVLRAAMASRVD from the coding sequence ATGGCCGACAGGGAAGCGACGCGCACCGAGACGCTGATGGAGGCGGTGCGGACCAAGATCGCTAGCCGCGCATTAGCGCCGGGCGACCGGCTGCCATCGGTTCGCCGTTTCGCCGAGACCATGGCCGTCTCGCCGTCCACGGTGGTCGACGCCTATGATCGCCTTGCTGCGGAGGGCGTGATCCGGGCGCGACGTGGCTCCGGATTCTACGTGACGGGCATCAACCTGCCGCCGCTCGTGCTTGCAGAACGCGGAGCGCCGCGCGCCCGCGACGTCGATCCGTTCTGGGTGTCGCGGCAATCGCTCGATGCCGACCCGTCGGTGCCGAAGCCCGGCTGCGGCTGGTTGCCAGCGGACTGGATGCCGAACGCCGCGCTGCGGCGCGGGCTCCGTCAGCTTGCGCGCGGCGACGACGCAGTGCTGTCGGATTATGGCAGCACGGCCGGATCGCTCGCCTTGCGCCGCCTGCTGCTCGGCCGGTTCGCCGACGAAGGCATCACGGCGACGACGGACCAGATCATGCTGACGAACTCGGGAACGCAGGCGGTCGATCTGATCTGCCGCCTCCTCCTGCGCCCCGGCGACACGGTACTGGTGGACGATCCCTGCTACTTCAATTTCCGAGCACTGTTGCGCGCGCACCAGTTGAAGATCGTCGGCGTCCCCTACACGCCGGCGGGACCGGACATGACCGCTTTCGAGCAGGCCATCCTTGCCGAGCGCCCTCGCCTCTATCTCACCAATTCGGCGCTGCATAATCCGACCGGGGCGAGCCTGTCGCCACAAACGGCGCATCGAGTCCTCAGCCTCGCCGCTGCGCACGACATGACGATTATCGAAGATGAGATCTTCGCGGATTTCGAGCCCGCGCCGTCGCCGCGCCTTGCCGTTCTCGACGGTCTCCATCGCGTCATCAGGATCGGCAGTTTCTCCAAGACCCTCTCCGCATCCGTGCGCTGCGGCTATGTCGCTGCGCGAGCCGACTGGATCGAAGGGTTGATCGACCTGCAGGTCGCGACCAGCTTTGGCGGACCGAGCCGGGTCACGACCGAGCTGATCGCAGGCGTGCTGGCGGGCGGCAGCTATCGCAAGCACATGGACGACATCCGCCAGCGCCTCGTCCGCGCGCGCAAGTCGGTCGCTGCAAAACTGGCGCCGCTCGGCATCGTGCCATGGATCATGCCGCGCGGCGGATTCTATCTGTGGTGCCGCCTGCCCGATGGGCAGGACTCGACGGAGATCGCGCGCCGTTGCATGGAAGAAGACGTTATCCTCGCGCCCGGAAATGTGTTCAGCGTATCGCAGTCGGCGGCCGCCTTCATGCGCTTCAACGTCGCGCAGCTCGGCGGCGAGCGTGTCCTGGCGGTGCTTCGCGCGGCGATGGCGTCGCGCGTGGACTGA
- a CDS encoding AI-2E family transporter: MKPLRPSASAEDIIQLVIRLGLLALLITWTFVIIRPFVPILAWSGVLAVAFYPAFSWLAKLLGGRPKTAAAILTLVTLGIVIGPATWLGISAVEGIKDLAGQIGSGDLVLQSAPEQIKTWPLVGPWLFDLWNEVYSNLRATLQEVVPYLKPLAGTMLSLAGDAGVGTLQFLVSVFVAGFLFPFGPQLVAAGRGFLFRIIPEQSEHFLGLAGATIRAVSQGVIGVAIIQALLAGVGFKLAALPSAGLLAFIVLLLSIVQIGAFIVLAPVIIWLWMYKDVTTALLLTIFLVIVGFIDSILKPILMGRGLTTPTLVILIGVIGGTLAHGIVGLFIGPIVLAVAWEITVAWIRVERTAPASNAATER, from the coding sequence TTGAAACCACTTCGTCCATCGGCGTCGGCGGAAGACATCATCCAGCTCGTGATCCGGCTCGGCCTGCTCGCGCTCCTGATCACCTGGACTTTCGTCATCATCCGGCCCTTCGTGCCGATCCTGGCCTGGAGCGGGGTGCTCGCCGTTGCGTTCTACCCGGCCTTTAGCTGGCTCGCAAAGCTGCTCGGCGGCCGCCCCAAGACGGCCGCGGCGATCCTTACCCTGGTGACGCTTGGGATCGTCATCGGGCCCGCAACCTGGCTTGGCATCAGCGCGGTCGAAGGCATCAAGGATCTCGCCGGCCAGATCGGCAGCGGCGATCTCGTGCTTCAATCCGCCCCGGAGCAGATCAAGACCTGGCCGCTGGTCGGGCCCTGGCTCTTCGATCTCTGGAACGAGGTCTACAGCAATTTGCGCGCCACGTTGCAGGAGGTGGTGCCGTATCTGAAGCCGCTGGCCGGCACGATGCTGTCGCTCGCGGGCGATGCCGGCGTTGGGACCCTGCAGTTTCTCGTGTCGGTATTCGTTGCAGGCTTCCTCTTTCCATTCGGACCGCAGCTCGTGGCGGCCGGTCGGGGATTTCTATTCCGCATCATTCCCGAGCAGAGCGAGCACTTTTTGGGGCTGGCGGGCGCGACCATTCGCGCGGTATCGCAGGGCGTCATCGGCGTCGCCATCATCCAGGCCTTGCTCGCCGGCGTCGGCTTCAAGTTGGCGGCGCTCCCGAGCGCGGGCCTCCTGGCCTTCATCGTCCTCCTGCTGTCGATCGTACAGATCGGCGCGTTCATCGTCCTTGCGCCCGTGATCATCTGGCTCTGGATGTACAAGGACGTCACCACGGCGCTGTTATTGACGATCTTCCTCGTCATCGTCGGCTTCATCGACAGCATCTTGAAACCGATCCTGATGGGGCGCGGGCTGACCACGCCGACACTCGTCATCTTGATCGGGGTGATTGGCGGCACGCTCGCGCACGGCATCGTCGGCCTCTTCATCGGGCCGATCGTTCTCGCCGTCGCCTGGGAGATTACGGTGGCCTGGATCCGCGTTGAACGCACCGCGCCGGCATCGAACGCCGCGACCGAGCGCTGA
- a CDS encoding LacI family DNA-binding transcriptional regulator, with protein sequence MTGGQMQPAARATLEDVARAAGVSLATVDRVVNRREGVRAKTVARVEAAVAKLGYRIDAAAARLARGQTFRFAFVLPAGTNSFMTNLTEQVQRTADWLATQRAFIDVLHVDVFDPDVLAGTLEELSPAYQGVAVIALDHPRVRAAIDDLAARGVAVVTLVSDAPSSRRLHYVGIDNPAAGRTAATLMGRFLGGRTGSVAVIAGSLSLRDHTERQFGFHQILSSEYPNVAALPALEGRDDNERTRLLTAELLTRQPDLLGIYSCGAGNRGIAEALEASGRARDVVWIAHELTQHTRRFLVRGTIDAIINQDPGHEARSAARVLLAHCLAEPTSPDQERIRIDIFLRDNLP encoded by the coding sequence ATGACGGGCGGCCAGATGCAGCCGGCCGCACGCGCCACGCTGGAAGACGTCGCGCGCGCGGCGGGCGTGTCGCTCGCAACCGTCGACCGCGTCGTCAACCGCCGCGAAGGCGTGCGCGCGAAGACGGTGGCGCGCGTCGAGGCGGCGGTGGCCAAGCTCGGCTATCGCATCGATGCCGCGGCCGCCCGACTGGCACGAGGGCAGACCTTCCGTTTCGCCTTCGTGCTGCCGGCCGGCACCAACAGTTTTATGACCAATCTGACGGAGCAGGTTCAGCGCACGGCCGACTGGCTCGCCACCCAGCGCGCCTTCATCGATGTCCTGCATGTCGACGTGTTCGATCCCGACGTTCTGGCCGGCACGCTCGAGGAACTGTCGCCGGCCTATCAGGGCGTCGCCGTCATCGCGCTCGATCATCCGCGCGTGCGGGCTGCGATCGATGATCTGGCGGCGCGCGGCGTCGCCGTCGTCACGCTGGTCTCGGACGCGCCGAGCTCACGCCGCCTGCATTATGTCGGTATCGACAATCCCGCGGCGGGGCGCACCGCCGCGACGCTGATGGGGCGCTTCCTCGGCGGTCGCACCGGGAGTGTCGCCGTCATCGCAGGCTCGCTGTCATTGCGTGATCATACCGAGCGGCAGTTCGGCTTTCACCAGATACTGTCAAGCGAGTATCCGAACGTTGCGGCATTGCCGGCCTTGGAAGGGCGCGACGACAATGAGCGCACGCGCCTGCTCACGGCCGAGCTGTTAACGCGCCAGCCCGACCTGCTCGGCATCTATTCCTGCGGTGCCGGCAACCGCGGTATTGCCGAGGCGCTGGAAGCCTCGGGTCGCGCTCGCGACGTGGTCTGGATCGCCCATGAGCTCACCCAGCACACGCGGCGTTTCCTGGTGCGTGGCACGATCGATGCCATCATCAACCAGGACCCCGGCCACGAGGCGCGCTCTGCCGCGCGCGTCCTGCTCGCGCATTGCCTGGCTGAGCCGACCAGCCCCGACCAGGAGCGCATCCGCATCGACATTTTTCTGCGGGACAATCTGCCCTGA
- a CDS encoding ThuA domain-containing protein, translating to MRKALIVWGGWPGHDPDLCASMIRGWLKQEGFDVRIETTTAAFGDPAIHDLSLIIPIYTMSKIEKPEALNLCAAVRSGVGLAGHHGGMCDAFRESVDYQFLCGGQWVAHPGNIIDYKVDVTKPDDPIMKGLSSFEHRSEQYYMHVDPANEVLATTTFSGEHAPWIDGVVMPVVWKKRYGEGRVFYSSLGHRAYELDVPEIRTLMTRGMLWAARE from the coding sequence ATGCGCAAGGCACTTATTGTATGGGGCGGCTGGCCCGGACACGATCCCGATCTCTGCGCCTCCATGATCCGCGGTTGGCTGAAGCAGGAAGGCTTTGACGTTCGCATCGAAACCACGACGGCAGCGTTCGGTGATCCCGCGATCCACGATCTCTCGCTGATCATTCCGATCTACACCATGTCGAAGATCGAGAAGCCCGAGGCGCTCAATCTCTGTGCCGCGGTGCGGAGCGGCGTCGGGCTTGCCGGCCATCATGGCGGCATGTGCGACGCCTTCCGCGAGTCCGTCGACTACCAGTTTCTTTGCGGCGGGCAGTGGGTCGCACATCCCGGCAACATCATCGACTACAAGGTCGATGTGACGAAGCCTGATGACCCCATCATGAAGGGCCTGAGCAGCTTCGAGCATCGGTCCGAGCAGTACTACATGCATGTCGACCCCGCGAACGAGGTGCTGGCCACGACGACGTTTTCCGGCGAGCACGCGCCCTGGATCGATGGCGTGGTGATGCCCGTGGTTTGGAAGAAGCGCTATGGCGAGGGCAGGGTGTTCTATTCCTCGCTCGGCCATCGCGCCTATGAGCTCGACGTGCCCGAGATCAGGACGCTGATGACCCGCGGCATGCTGTGGGCTGCGCGCGAATGA
- a CDS encoding Gfo/Idh/MocA family protein yields MRKVGIGIVGCGNISTAYLKAAQRFPVLDIKAVADMRSDAAERRGAEFGLPAMRVDQLLKRDDVEIVINLTVPLAHTDVSLAVLNAGKHVHSEKPLGVNVAEARKVMELAAQKNLRVGCAPDTFLGGGHQTARKLIDDGAIGAPVGGSAFFGCPGHERWHPAPGFYYLRGGGPMLDMGPYYITDLVQLLGPVASVMGSTARPRSERLVTSQPMNGALIPVEVPTHVAGMLEFESGAVVSIAMSFDVPKHRHAPIEIYGDRGSLLVPDPNRFGGEVQVAKTGGEWEAMPLTHGHVEGEFRSIGVADMATAIVTGRPHRASGALAFHVLEIMEAFQTSADEGRRVKIESRVDRPEMMPAGRDTGQID; encoded by the coding sequence ATGAGAAAAGTCGGTATCGGAATCGTCGGTTGCGGCAACATCAGCACCGCTTACCTCAAGGCCGCACAGCGCTTTCCCGTCCTCGACATCAAGGCGGTCGCCGACATGCGCAGCGACGCGGCCGAGCGGCGCGGCGCCGAGTTCGGCCTGCCCGCGATGCGGGTCGATCAGCTCCTGAAGCGCGACGACGTCGAGATCGTCATCAACCTCACGGTGCCGCTCGCTCATACCGACGTCAGCCTCGCCGTGCTCAATGCCGGCAAGCACGTCCATTCCGAAAAGCCGCTCGGCGTCAACGTCGCGGAGGCGCGCAAGGTGATGGAGTTGGCTGCACAGAAGAACCTGCGCGTCGGCTGTGCGCCGGATACGTTCCTCGGCGGCGGTCATCAGACCGCACGCAAGCTGATCGACGATGGCGCGATCGGCGCGCCCGTCGGCGGCAGCGCCTTCTTCGGCTGTCCGGGCCATGAGCGCTGGCACCCCGCGCCGGGCTTCTACTATTTGCGCGGCGGCGGGCCGATGCTGGACATGGGGCCGTATTACATCACCGACCTCGTGCAGCTGCTCGGCCCGGTCGCCAGCGTGATGGGTTCGACGGCGCGGCCGCGATCCGAGCGCCTCGTCACCAGCCAGCCGATGAACGGCGCGCTGATCCCGGTCGAGGTCCCGACCCATGTCGCGGGCATGCTGGAATTCGAGAGTGGCGCCGTCGTCTCCATCGCCATGAGCTTTGACGTGCCAAAACACCGTCATGCGCCGATCGAGATCTATGGCGACAGGGGCAGCCTTTTGGTGCCGGACCCCAACCGCTTCGGCGGCGAGGTGCAGGTGGCGAAGACCGGCGGAGAATGGGAGGCGATGCCGCTGACGCATGGACATGTCGAGGGCGAATTCCGCTCCATCGGCGTCGCCGACATGGCAACCGCGATCGTCACCGGCCGGCCGCATCGCGCCTCCGGCGCGCTCGCCTTCCATGTGCTCGAGATCATGGAGGCGTTCCAGACCTCGGCCGACGAGGGACGGCGCGTCAAAATCGAAAGCCGCGTCGACCGGCCGGAAATGATGCCGGCGGGACGCGACACCGGACAGATCGACTGA
- a CDS encoding carbohydrate ABC transporter permease: MSSVETSRPPFDPVVLYKALFLAAIAAFVLVPLLATVLGGFKSLGELRVNPFGLPQHWEWQNYADILFSKRYWQLLRNSLVISTLAVTLTLIVASMAAFTFAHVRFFGSSMLLSYLTLGLLFPAATAVLPLFIKVRDLGLLDTYFGVALPQVAFSLAMSVLLLRRFFKDIPYELLEAALVDGCSYIKFFRYVTLPLSRPILATVGTITFVNSWNAYLLPLVMLNTDALYPWPLGIMVYQGEYSSEWHLILAFITLTILPTIILFIFAQRHIVAGLTAGAVKG, translated from the coding sequence ATGAGTAGTGTCGAGACCTCGCGCCCGCCCTTCGACCCCGTCGTGCTCTACAAGGCGCTGTTCCTGGCCGCGATCGCGGCCTTTGTGCTGGTGCCGCTGCTTGCAACCGTGCTCGGCGGCTTCAAGTCCTTGGGCGAGCTGCGTGTCAATCCGTTCGGGCTGCCGCAGCACTGGGAATGGCAGAACTATGCCGACATCCTGTTCTCTAAAAGATACTGGCAACTGCTGCGCAATTCGCTTGTCATTTCGACGCTCGCGGTGACGCTGACCCTGATCGTTGCGTCGATGGCCGCGTTCACCTTTGCTCATGTCAGATTCTTCGGCAGCTCGATGCTGCTGAGCTACCTGACGCTCGGCCTGCTATTTCCGGCCGCAACCGCGGTGCTGCCGCTGTTCATCAAGGTGCGCGACCTCGGCCTGCTCGACACCTACTTTGGCGTTGCCCTGCCGCAGGTCGCCTTCAGCCTCGCGATGAGCGTCCTGCTGCTGCGTCGCTTCTTCAAGGACATCCCTTACGAGCTGCTCGAGGCCGCGCTGGTCGACGGCTGCAGCTATATCAAGTTCTTCCGCTACGTGACGCTGCCATTGTCGCGGCCGATCCTGGCGACCGTCGGTACGATCACCTTCGTCAATAGCTGGAATGCCTATCTGCTGCCGCTGGTGATGCTCAACACCGACGCGCTCTATCCCTGGCCGCTCGGCATCATGGTCTATCAGGGCGAGTACTCGTCCGAATGGCACCTGATCCTCGCCTTCATCACGCTGACGATCCTGCCCACCATCATCCTGTTCATCTTCGCGCAGCGGCACATCGTTGCCGGTCTGACCGCCGGTGCGGTCAAGGGATAG
- a CDS encoding carbohydrate ABC transporter permease, giving the protein MARRIASSPSLDLVEAAPAPVAVRGPAWDGRYTVLILFLPPALLLFTLFVVLPIGEAAWYSAFSWNGFGRPTNWIGLDNYRFVLETRAFWLALRNNGLIIAVSLLVQLPLALTLALMLAERFRGAVALRMLFFLPYILAEIATGLIFSFVYDGDYGLVASIWRFFGAEAPHLLASTDTAMLAILIVIVWKYFGFHMMLFIAALQSLDKNLIEAARIDGATRSQVLRHVVIPLLYPTIRLSVFFAIIGSLQLFDLVMPLTRGGPADSSNTLVSFLYNNGISRMRVGYGSAVGVILFTICVTFAFTYKRWFMRDE; this is encoded by the coding sequence GTGGCGCGGCGGATCGCAAGCTCTCCGTCGCTCGATCTGGTGGAGGCTGCACCCGCACCAGTGGCGGTCCGCGGCCCGGCCTGGGATGGCCGCTATACGGTGCTCATCCTGTTCCTGCCGCCGGCCCTGCTGCTCTTCACGCTGTTCGTCGTGCTGCCGATCGGCGAGGCCGCCTGGTACTCCGCCTTCAGCTGGAACGGCTTTGGCAGACCGACCAACTGGATCGGGCTCGACAATTACCGCTTCGTGCTGGAGACGCGCGCCTTCTGGCTGGCGCTGCGCAACAACGGGCTGATCATCGCGGTGTCGCTGCTGGTCCAGCTGCCGCTGGCGCTGACGCTCGCCCTGATGCTCGCCGAACGCTTCCGAGGCGCGGTGGCGCTGCGCATGCTGTTCTTCCTGCCCTATATCCTCGCCGAGATCGCGACCGGGCTGATCTTCAGCTTCGTCTATGACGGCGACTACGGCCTCGTCGCCTCGATCTGGCGCTTCTTCGGCGCCGAGGCGCCGCATCTGCTCGCTTCGACCGATACGGCGATGCTGGCGATCCTGATCGTGATCGTCTGGAAGTATTTTGGCTTCCACATGATGCTGTTCATCGCGGCACTCCAGAGCCTGGATAAGAACCTCATCGAGGCCGCCCGCATCGACGGCGCAACGCGGAGCCAGGTGCTGCGTCACGTCGTCATCCCCTTGCTCTATCCGACCATCCGCCTCTCGGTGTTCTTTGCCATCATCGGCTCGCTGCAACTGTTCGACCTGGTGATGCCGCTGACCCGCGGCGGGCCGGCGGACTCTTCGAACACGCTGGTGAGCTTCCTCTACAACAACGGCATCTCCCGCATGCGGGTCGGCTATGGCAGCGCCGTCGGCGTCATCCTGTTCACGATCTGCGTGACCTTCGCCTTCACCTACAAACGATGGTTTATGCGCGATGAGTAG
- a CDS encoding extracellular solute-binding protein — MKLLCKLGLAATAWLLALGAASADTSVKWLHIEVNPAQVKIWEEVARAYEASHPGVKIEMQFLENEAYKAKLPTILQSKDRPNIIYSWAGGVLKAQIEAGVLDDITDQIKGYSDTITPAALAAFARDGRNYGLPIALSQVGFVYNKELMAKANVDPAAIKTWDDLLAAVKALKAAGVTPIVVGGADKWPLHFYWTHLAVRIGGKPAFDAALRGENGGFAGETFQKSGELFKQLVDLQPFQNGFLGFKNPQAVGYFGDGKAAMTLAISSVYNLQRALAADKVGLSEDKIGWFDFPVVAGGKGAPTDTLGGITGWLVTKGSPKEAVDFLKYFISKDVQTRLASGNFIVPVVKGAEAGLNNAFMKRIADNLSKSNYHQNFYDQSLGPSVGRVVNDVSAEIAGGSMSPQDAAKAIEAAWKQGN; from the coding sequence ATGAAACTGCTGTGCAAGCTGGGACTCGCCGCTACCGCATGGCTGCTCGCGCTTGGCGCGGCATCCGCCGACACCTCAGTGAAATGGCTGCATATCGAGGTCAATCCGGCCCAGGTGAAGATCTGGGAGGAGGTTGCCCGCGCCTATGAGGCATCGCATCCGGGCGTCAAGATCGAGATGCAGTTCCTCGAGAACGAGGCCTACAAGGCCAAGCTGCCGACCATCCTGCAATCCAAGGACCGGCCGAACATCATCTACAGCTGGGCTGGCGGCGTCCTGAAGGCTCAGATTGAGGCCGGCGTCCTCGACGACATCACCGATCAGATCAAGGGCTACAGCGACACCATCACTCCGGCGGCGCTGGCGGCGTTCGCCCGGGACGGTCGCAATTACGGCCTGCCCATCGCGCTGTCGCAGGTCGGCTTTGTCTACAACAAGGAACTGATGGCGAAGGCCAATGTCGATCCGGCCGCCATCAAGACCTGGGACGATCTGCTCGCCGCGGTGAAGGCCCTGAAGGCCGCCGGCGTGACGCCGATCGTGGTCGGCGGCGCCGACAAATGGCCGCTGCACTTCTACTGGACGCATCTTGCGGTCCGCATCGGCGGCAAACCGGCGTTCGATGCTGCGCTGCGCGGAGAGAACGGCGGCTTTGCCGGCGAGACATTCCAGAAGTCCGGCGAGCTGTTCAAGCAGCTCGTCGATCTCCAACCGTTCCAGAATGGTTTCCTCGGCTTCAAGAACCCGCAGGCCGTGGGCTATTTCGGCGATGGCAAAGCGGCGATGACGCTCGCCATCAGCAGCGTCTACAATCTCCAGCGCGCGCTCGCCGCCGACAAGGTCGGTCTTTCCGAGGACAAGATCGGCTGGTTCGACTTTCCCGTGGTCGCGGGCGGCAAGGGCGCGCCGACCGATACGCTTGGCGGTATCACCGGCTGGCTCGTCACCAAGGGCTCGCCGAAGGAGGCCGTCGACTTCCTCAAATACTTCATCTCGAAGGACGTGCAGACGCGCCTTGCGAGCGGCAACTTCATCGTCCCCGTGGTGAAGGGCGCCGAGGCCGGCCTGAACAATGCATTCATGAAGCGGATCGCCGACAATCTTTCGAAGTCGAACTATCACCAGAATTTTTACGACCAGAGCCTCGGTCCGTCGGTTGGCCGCGTCGTCAATGACGTCTCGGCCGAGATTGCCGGCGGAAGCATGAGCCCGCAGGACGCGGCCAAGGCGATCGAGGCGGCGTGGAAGCAGGGCAACTGA
- a CDS encoding glycoside hydrolase family 3 protein, whose product MNTSFLARAPFNLDAPTIAWVETTYRALSLQDKVGQLFNLLSRGTDPDELARLERLRPGGITRYFGSDGDAERMRIAAAQRSAPVPLLVSADLEGSRMSLPFGTQVPNPLALAAIDDIEVTAEISRIIADEAVAVGVNWSFTPVIDINHAFRSPIVATRSFGSDVDAIRRHALTQIEVLQRHGVAATAKHWPGEGYDDRDQHLVTTINPLSMAEWEMTFGKLYRAAIDAGVLSIMSAHIALPAFVRERLSDPGIEAFRPASISKLLNIDLLRRELGFNGLIVSDASEMAGLTSWSRMRAAKSQLIAGGCDMILFTRAPEEDMAEVRAAVEAGQLAAERFEDAVLRVLALKAALGLHKASEHLPTGAIARASDKTIADAALRRAPTLVKDTLGLLPISPSRYRRILVISGGIISPLHGTPSEFRLPDMLAGEGFEVTLHTQQPAIDPADFDLVLYLLGEETLLTRGRVFLDWARLGGDFVGAMRRYWHDIPTVMISFGYPYHLYDAPRVPVYINAYCTIDDMQAAVVDLLIGRHPWNRHSPVDPTCGVEDAKY is encoded by the coding sequence ATGAATACGTCCTTCCTCGCGCGCGCTCCCTTCAATCTCGACGCTCCCACCATTGCCTGGGTCGAAACCACTTATCGCGCGCTGAGCCTGCAAGACAAAGTGGGACAACTGTTCAACCTCCTGTCGCGGGGAACCGATCCCGACGAACTTGCGCGCCTCGAGCGATTGCGACCTGGCGGAATCACCCGGTACTTCGGTTCGGATGGTGATGCCGAGCGCATGCGAATAGCGGCGGCACAAAGGTCCGCGCCGGTGCCTCTGCTGGTCAGCGCCGATCTGGAGGGCTCGCGCATGAGCCTGCCATTCGGGACGCAAGTCCCCAATCCGCTCGCGCTGGCGGCGATCGACGACATCGAGGTCACGGCGGAGATTTCGCGCATCATCGCCGATGAAGCGGTTGCCGTTGGAGTGAACTGGTCGTTCACGCCCGTGATCGACATCAACCACGCCTTTCGCAGCCCGATCGTCGCAACGCGGAGCTTCGGCTCCGACGTCGATGCAATTCGTCGCCACGCGCTGACGCAGATCGAGGTCCTGCAACGGCATGGCGTGGCCGCAACCGCCAAGCATTGGCCCGGCGAAGGCTACGACGACCGCGACCAGCACCTGGTGACCACGATCAATCCGCTCTCCATGGCGGAATGGGAGATGACCTTCGGCAAGCTCTATCGCGCTGCGATCGACGCAGGCGTACTTTCCATCATGTCGGCGCACATCGCCCTGCCCGCATTTGTCAGGGAACGGCTGTCCGATCCAGGGATCGAGGCGTTTCGGCCGGCGTCCATCAGCAAACTCCTCAATATCGATCTGCTCCGTCGGGAACTCGGCTTCAACGGCCTGATTGTCTCCGACGCCAGCGAGATGGCCGGCCTGACATCATGGTCTCGCATGCGCGCGGCCAAGTCGCAGCTCATCGCCGGCGGGTGCGACATGATCCTGTTCACGCGCGCACCGGAAGAGGACATGGCGGAGGTACGCGCGGCGGTCGAGGCGGGCCAGCTTGCCGCCGAACGTTTCGAGGATGCGGTGCTGCGCGTCCTGGCGCTGAAGGCGGCGCTCGGCCTCCACAAGGCGTCAGAGCATCTGCCGACCGGAGCGATCGCGCGGGCATCCGACAAGACCATCGCCGACGCCGCTTTGCGGCGGGCGCCAACCCTGGTCAAGGACACTTTGGGGCTACTGCCAATCAGTCCGAGCCGGTATCGGCGCATCCTGGTGATATCGGGAGGAATCATCAGTCCGCTTCACGGCACGCCCAGTGAATTCAGACTGCCGGACATGCTGGCCGGCGAGGGATTCGAAGTCACCCTTCACACGCAGCAGCCCGCGATCGATCCGGCTGATTTCGATCTCGTCCTCTATCTGCTCGGCGAGGAAACACTGCTGACCCGCGGCCGCGTCTTCCTCGACTGGGCGCGGCTTGGCGGTGACTTCGTCGGCGCGATGCGCCGCTATTGGCACGACATTCCGACCGTCATGATCTCGTTCGGCTACCCCTACCATCTCTATGACGCGCCGCGCGTACCGGTTTACATCAATGCCTATTGCACAATCGACGACATGCAGGCCGCCGTCGTGGACTTGTTGATCGGCCGGCATCCCTGGAACCGGCATAGCCCGGTTGATCCAACTTGCGGGGTGGAGGACGCGAAGTATTGA